A single Vibrio sp. YMD68 DNA region contains:
- a CDS encoding ABC transporter permease, protein MSAFAFFGALEIGLLYGLVALGVYLTFRVLDFPDLSVDGSFPMGAAVAATAIVAGINPWLATAMAIIAGAATGWVTAFLAVRCGILHLLASILTMIAAFSINIRIMGRPNMSLLGEDTILTPFEALGDSLYIRPLVVGLLVLISAWGVVRLLNSDFGLGLRATGVNSRMVSAQGGSTSFYTYFGLALSNGFVGFSGALFAQTNSFADVTSGVGTIVVGLAAVILGQTLIPGRKIWVAVIAVIVGSVLYRLAVAFALSSGMFGLQASDLNLVTAVLVAIALIAPKIKGNMKSKKPSKPAESQVSTNSKVNPKQNSQTDSESGEAV, encoded by the coding sequence ATGTCTGCTTTTGCTTTTTTTGGAGCCCTAGAAATCGGGCTTCTGTACGGTCTTGTGGCGTTAGGTGTTTACCTAACGTTCAGAGTTCTTGATTTCCCAGACCTTAGTGTCGATGGCAGTTTCCCTATGGGAGCCGCAGTTGCAGCGACGGCTATCGTTGCTGGAATAAACCCTTGGCTTGCCACCGCAATGGCGATTATCGCTGGTGCAGCAACAGGGTGGGTCACCGCCTTTCTCGCTGTTAGATGCGGTATTCTCCATTTACTTGCTTCCATCTTGACGATGATTGCTGCCTTTTCGATTAACATTCGAATCATGGGCCGCCCTAACATGTCTTTACTGGGAGAAGATACCATTCTCACGCCGTTTGAAGCGCTTGGCGATTCACTCTACATCCGCCCATTAGTTGTTGGTTTGCTTGTTCTCATATCCGCTTGGGGAGTGGTAAGGCTATTAAACAGTGATTTTGGCCTTGGGTTGAGAGCCACGGGGGTTAACTCGCGAATGGTCTCAGCACAGGGCGGTAGCACATCCTTTTACACCTATTTCGGGTTGGCTTTGTCCAACGGCTTTGTTGGCTTCTCTGGCGCTTTGTTTGCTCAGACGAATAGCTTTGCCGATGTTACTTCGGGTGTTGGTACTATCGTAGTTGGTTTAGCTGCCGTTATTTTGGGGCAGACTTTAATTCCTGGGCGAAAGATTTGGGTCGCCGTGATAGCCGTCATTGTCGGCTCGGTGTTATATCGTTTGGCTGTTGCCTTTGCGTTAAGCAGTGGGATGTTTGGATTGCAGGCTTCGGATCTGAACCTAGTAACGGCTGTTCTTGTTGCCATAGCCCTTATTGCTCCTAAAATAAAAGGGAACATGAAGTCAAAAAAGCCGAGTAAACCTGCAGAGAGTCAGGTGAGCACGAATTCTAAAGTTAATCCGAAGCAAAACTCTCAAACGGACAGTGAGTCAGGAGAAGCAGTATGA
- a CDS encoding ABC transporter ATP-binding protein, with translation MIRLEDIQVTFNPGTILENRALRGVTLEVPEHQFLTVIGSNGAGKSTLLGAVTGETPMVGGRVIIDELDVTKKTVDQRAKQCARVFQDPLAGTCADLTIEENMALAYMRGKRRGWNLSLSSNRRKLFQERISILGLGLEDRLSDHIGLLSGGQRQAVSLVMATLSDSKLLLLDEHTAALDPRMAAFVIDLTKTIVREFNLTVMMVTHSMKDALACGDRTVMLHQGEIVLDVSGEQRANMKVPDLLEMFSKVRGEELADDSLLLN, from the coding sequence ATGATTCGGTTAGAAGACATTCAAGTGACATTTAACCCAGGAACAATATTAGAAAACCGAGCACTGAGAGGCGTTACGTTAGAGGTTCCTGAACACCAATTTTTAACGGTTATTGGTTCTAATGGTGCAGGGAAGTCAACCTTACTCGGTGCGGTGACTGGCGAGACACCTATGGTTGGTGGCCGAGTCATTATAGATGAGCTTGATGTGACGAAAAAAACGGTGGATCAAAGAGCAAAGCAATGTGCTCGTGTATTCCAAGATCCACTTGCGGGGACGTGTGCTGATTTGACCATTGAAGAAAATATGGCACTGGCGTATATGCGCGGTAAGAGACGAGGATGGAATTTGTCGCTGTCTTCGAACCGGCGAAAGCTTTTTCAAGAGCGCATTAGCATTCTTGGGCTTGGCCTTGAAGATCGCTTGAGTGACCATATTGGGTTGTTGTCTGGCGGGCAACGTCAGGCGGTGAGCTTGGTTATGGCAACACTATCAGACAGTAAGTTGCTACTGTTAGATGAGCATACCGCAGCACTGGATCCTCGCATGGCGGCTTTTGTCATCGATTTAACGAAAACCATTGTTCGAGAGTTTAATCTGACCGTGATGATGGTGACTCATTCGATGAAAGATGCCTTAGCCTGTGGGGATCGAACTGTTATGCTGCATCAAGGTGAAATAGTATTGGATGTTTCAGGTGAACAGCGTGCCAATATGAAAGTACCTGATTTACTTGAAATGTTTAGTAAAGTTCGTGGTGAGGAGCTCGCCGATGACAGCTTATTGTTGAACTAA
- the dusC gene encoding tRNA dihydrouridine(16) synthase DusC, producing MRVILGPMEGVLDHLMREILTDINDYDLCVTEFVRVSDQELPEHVFHRLCPELLTDSQTKSGVPVHIQLLGQHPKWMAKNAIQAEKLGAKGIDLNFGCPARLVNKSRGGAALLQHPELIHDVVQACREAVSDHIPVSAKIRLGWENPDDCFKIVEEIEKAGANELTVHARTKSGGYKASEIKWDYINEIRKSSSIPLIANGEIWNYEDGQRCIETTGIDSLMVCRGAFNVPNLGNVVKHNHKPMPWADVVELLLAYSKYEMAGDKGMYYPNRVKQWFAYLKQQYPQANDLFREIRTFKTAQPIVEHIKLYQAQQIL from the coding sequence ATGCGTGTCATTCTAGGCCCTATGGAGGGCGTTTTAGACCACTTAATGCGAGAAATCCTCACCGATATCAATGATTATGACCTTTGTGTCACTGAATTTGTTCGTGTTAGTGATCAAGAGCTTCCTGAGCATGTATTCCATCGTCTATGCCCTGAACTGCTGACAGACTCTCAAACCAAATCTGGTGTCCCTGTTCATATTCAGCTATTAGGTCAACACCCTAAATGGATGGCAAAAAATGCGATTCAAGCTGAAAAATTAGGAGCCAAAGGGATTGATTTGAATTTTGGTTGCCCTGCCCGACTGGTCAATAAAAGCAGAGGCGGCGCGGCATTGCTGCAACACCCAGAATTAATCCATGATGTAGTTCAGGCTTGTCGAGAAGCGGTTTCAGACCATATTCCCGTTTCAGCGAAGATCCGCCTTGGTTGGGAAAATCCCGATGATTGTTTCAAGATAGTGGAAGAGATTGAAAAAGCGGGCGCCAACGAATTAACGGTTCACGCTAGAACCAAATCAGGCGGCTACAAAGCCAGTGAAATCAAGTGGGATTACATAAACGAAATCCGTAAGAGTTCTTCAATTCCTTTGATTGCAAACGGAGAAATTTGGAACTACGAAGACGGCCAACGCTGTATCGAAACAACCGGAATCGATTCTTTGATGGTCTGCCGGGGCGCATTTAATGTTCCTAATCTTGGTAATGTGGTTAAACACAATCACAAACCAATGCCATGGGCTGATGTGGTTGAACTCTTACTGGCCTATTCAAAATATGAAATGGCCGGAGATAAGGGAATGTACTACCCGAATAGGGTCAAGCAATGGTTTGCTTATTTAAAGCAACAATACCCTCAGGCCAATGATCTGTTTCGCGAGATAAGAACGTTCAAAACAGCACAACCGATTGTCGAACATATCAAATTATACCAAGCCCAACAAATTCTCTAA
- a CDS encoding GGDEF domain-containing protein → MKSNRHFSLKFAILMPLVVSVVLMSLVVKSHYDLVNNNISSEYERLKSAMLRSTKVLSALDYNFTNYFQTGGLILLEHNKQVIDDLCQIWPIESLLRAQGKSHTMSAVDITYMLVGDKSICNAESELYERISTQVSLAPALSFMHDLDDFILGIHYFDKEGYVFSSPDTMARNVTKEFLGTLQTRPYWIETAKNKDKITVLGPLNSVILNKHVMAFTIPVHSEQVFEGIISLDIDVDLLLDTGDKLIGEIRIFNTDLNSVPNHAFRLRSIEYEGIVFNHVIFYDSNLIDEAKFFIDQEKFSLLVILLTHIFLVLTLLYVNINVERTHFKDLAERDPMTGLLNRRGFDVFLSRRRTERMFALAIFDIDDFKLVNDRYGHDVGDNVICYMATQLDKNTRSNDAAARFGGEEFVVYIEGNDETQLKKALDRVTLAITQHSKQAVETGFTVSGGVEIVKPSFNVDFSQLIKNADEKLYQAKTSGKNQLVY, encoded by the coding sequence ATGAAGTCAAATCGACATTTTAGTTTAAAGTTTGCGATTTTAATGCCTCTGGTGGTATCGGTAGTATTGATGAGCTTAGTGGTTAAGAGCCATTACGATTTGGTGAACAATAATATTTCGTCTGAATACGAACGTCTTAAAAGCGCGATGTTGCGTTCAACAAAAGTACTATCCGCCCTTGACTACAACTTTACGAATTACTTTCAAACGGGGGGGCTCATACTGCTTGAACACAATAAGCAGGTTATTGATGATTTATGTCAGATCTGGCCGATAGAGTCGTTGCTCCGTGCCCAGGGTAAGTCTCACACTATGTCTGCGGTTGACATCACCTATATGTTGGTGGGTGATAAATCGATTTGTAATGCAGAGAGTGAATTATACGAACGTATTTCTACCCAAGTTTCTCTGGCTCCTGCCCTTTCGTTCATGCATGATCTTGATGATTTTATATTAGGCATCCATTATTTTGATAAAGAAGGTTACGTTTTCTCTTCCCCTGATACCATGGCTCGAAACGTCACCAAAGAGTTCTTGGGTACGCTGCAAACTCGCCCCTATTGGATAGAAACGGCAAAGAATAAAGATAAGATCACCGTATTAGGCCCCCTTAACTCAGTTATTTTAAATAAACATGTTATGGCTTTCACGATTCCAGTGCATTCAGAGCAAGTATTCGAGGGCATTATTTCCTTGGACATTGATGTAGACCTACTGCTTGATACTGGAGACAAACTTATTGGTGAAATCCGAATATTCAACACCGACCTAAATAGCGTCCCCAATCATGCATTCAGATTACGGAGTATCGAATACGAAGGTATTGTCTTTAACCACGTCATTTTTTACGATTCTAACCTCATCGATGAAGCTAAATTTTTTATAGATCAAGAAAAATTCAGTTTGCTGGTGATTTTGCTGACTCACATATTTTTAGTTCTGACATTACTTTACGTAAACATTAATGTAGAGCGCACTCATTTTAAGGATCTAGCAGAGCGTGATCCTATGACGGGTTTACTGAATCGCCGTGGGTTTGATGTTTTTTTGAGCCGAAGAAGGACTGAAAGAATGTTTGCGTTGGCTATTTTCGATATTGATGATTTTAAGTTAGTGAACGATAGGTATGGCCATGACGTAGGAGATAACGTTATCTGTTATATGGCGACCCAGTTAGACAAAAATACACGAAGCAATGACGCTGCTGCTCGTTTTGGTGGCGAAGAGTTTGTGGTTTATATCGAAGGAAACGATGAAACACAACTGAAGAAGGCCTTGGACAGAGTCACCTTGGCAATTACCCAACACTCAAAACAAGCCGTTGAAACCGGCTTCACGGTGTCAGGTGGGGTTGAAATAGTCAAGCCCAGTTTCAATGTCGATTTTTCTCAGCTGATCAAAAATGCCGATGAAAAGCTCTATCAAGCGAAAACATCAGGGAAGAATCAACTTGTTTATTAG